A genome region from Camelina sativa cultivar DH55 chromosome 10, Cs, whole genome shotgun sequence includes the following:
- the LOC104717243 gene encoding inorganic pyrophosphatase 3-like isoform X2, with the protein MEIVTIGLLLKWDSLRSSISSVSLYLGIVLWMMMELHSQGRSIEDIEACLKKMPIDSQVIEAIKSAKSLGCDLKIVSDANQFFIEKILEQHDLLDCFSEIYTNPTSVDENGNLRILPYHSDALAPHSCNLCPTNLCKGIVMDHIRSSSSSSSSNDQIPTRFIYLGDGGGDFCPTMKLRECDFVMPRTNYPLWKKISDNSSLINADVKEWGNAEELQRILLQLVNTITKEE; encoded by the exons ATGGAGATAGTGACAATTGGGTTGTTACTGAAATGGGACTCGCTGAGATCTTCCATCAGCTCCGTTTCACTTTACCTTGGAATCGTCTTATG GATGATGATGGAGCTGCATTCACAAGGTAGATCGATTGAAGACATTGAAGCTTGTTTGAAGAAAATGCCAATTGATTCTCAGGTTATTGAAGCTATCAAATCAGCTAAATCTTTAGG ATGTGATTTGAAGATTGTGAGTGATGCAAACCAGTTTTTCATTGAGAAGATACTAGAGCAGCATGATTTGCTTGATTGCTTTTCTGAGATTTACACAAATCCAACATCTGTGGATGAAAATGGGAACTTGCGGATCTTGCCATATCATAGTGATGCTTTGGCTCCACATAGCTGTAATCTCTGCCCTACAAATCTATGCAAG GGTATAGTTATGGATCATAtacgttcttcttcttcttcttcttcttccaatgaTCAAATTCCTACAAGGTTTATCTACCTTGGAGACGGAGGAGGTGACTTCTGCCCAACGATGAAGCTGAGAGAGTGCGATTTTGTGATGCCGAGAACGAATTATCCGCTGTGGAAGAAGATTTCAGATAATTCCTCACTGATCAACGCAGATGTCAAAGAATGGGGCAATGCAGAGGAACTACAGAGAATCCTTCTGCAACTTGTCAACacaataacaaaagaagaataa
- the LOC104717241 gene encoding probable acyl-[acyl-carrier-protein]--UDP-N-acetylglucosamine O-acyltransferase, mitochondrial: MISLLKAREKLLYPLFSSTIQKLSSSLSTVSHCVGIGEDSHQDSRDSEVVIHPSADVHPNAVIGKGVSVGPYCTIGSSVKLGNGCKLYPSSHIFGNTELGDSCVLMPGAVVGDELPGYTVLGCNNVIGHHAVVGVKCQDLKYKNGDECFLCIGDNNEIREFCSIHRSSKPSDKTVIGDNNLIMGSCHIAHDCKIGDRNIFANNTLLAGHVTVEDYTHTVGATVIHQFCHIGSFAFLGGGSVVSQDVPKYMMVTGERAELRGLNLEGLRRNGFTMSEMKSLRAAYRKIFMSTETVSLSLEERLTKMEQDQELYSVPAVSAMLQSIRDSFTESRRGICKFRQWLDS, from the exons ATGATTTCTCTCCTTAAAGCTCGCGAGAAGCTTCTCTATCCTCTCTTCAGTTCCACTATCCAAAAGCTCTCCTCTAGTCTCTCTA CTGTGAGTCATTGTGTGGGGATTGGAGAAGATTCTCATCAAGATTCGAGAGACTCTGAAGTCGTTATTCACCCGAGTGCTGATGTACACCCAAATGCTGTGATTGGCAAG GGAGTTTCAGTTGGTCCATACTGTACAATTGGGTCTTCAGTAAAGCTAGGCAATGGCTGCAAACTCTATCCTTCTAGCCATATCTTTGGAAACACTGAGTTAGGGGACTCTTGTGTTCTGATGCC TGGTGCTGTTGTTGGCGATGAGCTGCCTGGTTATACAGTCCTAGGATGCAATAACGTCATTGGTCACCATGCTGTGGTTGGTGTTAAATGTCAAGACTTGAAGTACAAG aatGGGGATGAATGTTTTCTTTGCATCGGTGACAACAATGAAATTAGGGAGTTCTGCTCTATTCACAGGTCATCAAAGCCCAGTGATAAAACG GTTATTGGTGACAACAATCTAATCATGGGCTCTTGTCATATTGCTCATGATTGCAAGATTGGTGACCGCAACATATTTGCCAATAATACACTTCTTGCGGGCCATGTGACTGTAGAA GACTATACACACACAGTAGGAGCCACGGTCATCCACCAGTTCTGTCATATTGGCTCCTTCGCTTTCCTTGGTGGTGGTTCTGTG GTTTCACAAGACGTTCCAAAGTATATGATGGTGACTGGAGAGAGAGCCGAGCTTCGTGGTTTGAATCTGGAGGGACTTAGACGAAATGGATTTACCATGTCAGAG ATGAAGAGCCTAAGAGCAGCCTATCGTAAGATATTCATGTCTACCGAAACAGTTTCCTTAAGTCTTGAAGAGCGTCTCACGAAGATG GAACAGGACCAAGAGCTGTACAGTGTTCCTGCAGTATCCGCAATGTTGCAGTCAATCCGAGATTCTTTCACAGAAAGTCGCCGTGGGATATGCAAGTTTAGGCAATGGCTTGATTCCTGA
- the LOC104717243 gene encoding inorganic pyrophosphatase 3-like isoform X1: MAKIVIVFDFDRTLIDGDSDNWVVTEMGLAEIFHQLRFTLPWNRLMDRMMMELHSQGRSIEDIEACLKKMPIDSQVIEAIKSAKSLGCDLKIVSDANQFFIEKILEQHDLLDCFSEIYTNPTSVDENGNLRILPYHSDALAPHSCNLCPTNLCKGIVMDHIRSSSSSSSSNDQIPTRFIYLGDGGGDFCPTMKLRECDFVMPRTNYPLWKKISDNSSLINADVKEWGNAEELQRILLQLVNTITKEE, translated from the exons ATGGCAAAGATCGTGATAGTGTTTGACTTCGATCGGACTTTGATCGATGGAGATAGTGACAATTGGGTTGTTACTGAAATGGGACTCGCTGAGATCTTCCATCAGCTCCGTTTCACTTTACCTTGGAATCGTCTTATG GATAGGATGATGATGGAGCTGCATTCACAAGGTAGATCGATTGAAGACATTGAAGCTTGTTTGAAGAAAATGCCAATTGATTCTCAGGTTATTGAAGCTATCAAATCAGCTAAATCTTTAGG ATGTGATTTGAAGATTGTGAGTGATGCAAACCAGTTTTTCATTGAGAAGATACTAGAGCAGCATGATTTGCTTGATTGCTTTTCTGAGATTTACACAAATCCAACATCTGTGGATGAAAATGGGAACTTGCGGATCTTGCCATATCATAGTGATGCTTTGGCTCCACATAGCTGTAATCTCTGCCCTACAAATCTATGCAAG GGTATAGTTATGGATCATAtacgttcttcttcttcttcttcttcttccaatgaTCAAATTCCTACAAGGTTTATCTACCTTGGAGACGGAGGAGGTGACTTCTGCCCAACGATGAAGCTGAGAGAGTGCGATTTTGTGATGCCGAGAACGAATTATCCGCTGTGGAAGAAGATTTCAGATAATTCCTCACTGATCAACGCAGATGTCAAAGAATGGGGCAATGCAGAGGAACTACAGAGAATCCTTCTGCAACTTGTCAACacaataacaaaagaagaataa
- the LOC104717242 gene encoding uncharacterized protein LOC104717242 → MVGMNRVLIALTLAVLASSALLPVSDGAKKPSSAPRKEDVPYIKCQVCEKLASRLDLLVKEKQQQISPKKISEYEIIEIAENVCNLKKEEADWMLKIDIVEKGDKLELVEQLEEGMCNSKCKTIEAACQKVIGYADTDVAEYIYTSKPDLVSLKNHLCKDLTDACSKKPPPVPKDRVPGEPFVAKPSKDAEMDKILRSMQGMPGAPGMKVFSKEDIEKGNIGNDDEDGDDDEDEDEDDKFPKNLGKVLKEKEKESKTEEFTKTITKEFKKTSEVLKRHAQKVSNRVQRWWKGLRSSSSKKPKSGKSEL, encoded by the exons ATGGTTGGGATGAATCGGGTTCTGATAGCTTTGACGTTAGCTGTACTAGCTTCGTCGGCGTTATTACCTGTTTCCGATGGCGCGAAGAAACCGTCGTCGGCGCCGAGAAAGGAGGATGTTCCGTATATTAAGTGTCAGGTTTGCGAGAAACTAGCTTCGAGGCTAGACCTCCTAGTTAAGGAGAAGCAACAACAGATCTCTCCTaaaaag ATCTCGGAGTATGAGATCATTGAGATTGCTGAAAATGTCTGCAATTTGAAGAAAGAGGAAGCTGATTGGATGCTCAAGATTGACATTGTTGAGAAAGGTGATAAGCTTGAG TTGGTTGAGCAATTAGAAGAAGGGATGTGCAATTCCAAGTGCAAGACGATTGAGGCTGCTTGTCAAAAG GTCATTGGATACGCAGACACCGATGTTGCAGAGTATATTTACACGTCTAAGCCTGATCTTGTTTCACTAAAAAATCATCTGTGCAAAGACTTGACTGATGCTTGTAGCAAGAAACCACCTCCTGTTCCCAAG GATCGGGTTCCTGGAGAACCATTTGTTGCCAAACCATCTAAAGATGCCGAAATGGACAAGATCTTGAGATCTATGCAG gGTATGCCAGGAGCACCTGGCATGAAAGTCTTCTCTAAAGAAGATATAGAGAAGGGCAATATTGGTAATGACGATGAAGAtggcgatgatgatgaagatgaggacGAAGATGACAAGTTTCCCAAGAATTTG ggAAAAGttctgaaagagaaagagaaagagagtaaaaCGGAAGAATTTACAAAGACTATCACCAAGGAATTCAAGAAGACAAGTGAGGTTCTGAAGAGACATGCACAGAAAGTGTCAAACCGGGTCCAGAGATGGTGGAAAGGACTTAGATCGTCTTCTTCAAAGAAACCTAAATCTGGAAAGTCTGAGCTATAG